The proteins below are encoded in one region of Bacillus alveayuensis:
- a CDS encoding UPF0716 protein FxsA (product_source=KO:K07113; cog=COG3030; ko=KO:K07113; pfam=PF04186; superfamily=82866; transmembrane_helix_parts=Outside_1_3,TMhelix_4_23,Inside_24_24,TMhelix_25_46,Outside_47_76,TMhelix_77_99,Inside_100_129), with protein sequence MKWIVAFLIVVPALEIGILIYSGKLIGVIPTVLLIILTGVIGAYLAKQQGLYTLKRAQQELRYGNIPGDAIIDGLCILVGGVVLLTPGFITDTIGFLLLFPATRKVMKPLIHKFIKHFIDQNRITIYRP encoded by the coding sequence ATGAAATGGATTGTCGCTTTTTTAATTGTTGTACCAGCGTTAGAAATCGGAATACTCATTTATTCAGGTAAATTAATTGGTGTGATTCCAACTGTTTTGCTCATTATTTTAACAGGGGTCATCGGAGCCTATCTGGCAAAGCAGCAAGGTTTATATACGTTAAAAAGAGCCCAGCAAGAGCTTCGTTATGGAAACATACCAGGAGATGCCATTATAGATGGTTTATGTATTCTAGTTGGTGGAGTCGTATTGCTAACACCAGGATTTATAACGGATACGATTGGCTTCTTGCTGTTATTCCCTGCTACAAGAAAAGTGATGAAGCCGCTTATTCATAAATTCATTAAACATTTTATTGATCAAAATCGAATAACCATTTATCGTCCATAA
- a CDS encoding sporulation integral membrane protein YtvI (product_source=TIGR02872; cath_funfam=1.10.150.20; cog=COG0628; pfam=PF01594; superfamily=48371; tigrfam=TIGR02872; transmembrane_helix_parts=Inside_1_6,TMhelix_7_29,Outside_30_32,TMhelix_33_50,Inside_51_62,TMhelix_63_85,Outside_86_166,TMhelix_167_189,Inside_190_230,TMhelix_231_250,Outside_251_253,TMhelix_254_276,Inside_277_280,TMhelix_281_303,Outside_304_327,TMhelix_328_350,Inside_351_370), whose product MNLNYVYIFLRFFLVLAIIVGGGYLIYFISSVTYPFIIALILAFFMNPLVDFIENKIKIPRGLAVFFVMIILFASLSGLLSLLIAEIVSGSTYLAKVVPVHFTHLITYVETFIANQIIPLVNTITNMFHSLEANQQETILSNIQNVGEQIATSVGNFIKDFLEKIPTILGWLPNAASVIVFSLLATFFISKDWYKLKSIFSKLLPQKVKKSGYTVFKELQRALFGFMKAQLTLISITTVIVLIGLTILRVEYAITVALLIGLVDLLPYLGTGLVFVPWIIYLAFSGDLPLAISIGILYIVVLLQRQFMEPKVLSSSIGLDPLATLISLFVGFKLIGFLGLIIGPIVLVVIKTLHKAGVIHDIWNFIIAAK is encoded by the coding sequence TTGAATCTCAACTATGTATATATCTTTTTAAGATTTTTCCTTGTTCTAGCCATCATAGTTGGCGGCGGCTATTTGATCTATTTCATATCGTCTGTTACATATCCGTTTATTATAGCTTTGATTCTTGCTTTTTTCATGAATCCGCTTGTTGATTTTATTGAAAACAAAATAAAAATACCACGGGGATTAGCGGTATTTTTTGTCATGATTATTTTATTTGCCTCCCTTTCCGGGTTACTTTCATTGTTAATTGCTGAAATTGTATCCGGATCTACTTATTTAGCCAAAGTCGTACCTGTCCATTTTACACACCTAATTACTTATGTCGAAACGTTTATTGCCAATCAAATCATTCCACTAGTAAATACGATAACGAATATGTTTCATTCTCTAGAAGCCAATCAACAAGAAACGATTTTATCAAACATTCAAAATGTAGGTGAACAAATTGCGACAAGTGTAGGAAATTTTATAAAAGATTTTCTAGAAAAAATCCCGACCATTTTAGGTTGGTTACCAAATGCTGCATCAGTTATCGTTTTTTCGCTATTAGCAACTTTTTTTATTAGTAAAGATTGGTATAAATTAAAATCAATTTTTAGTAAACTCCTGCCTCAAAAAGTGAAAAAGAGCGGTTATACAGTCTTTAAGGAATTACAAAGAGCTCTCTTCGGTTTTATGAAAGCACAATTAACATTAATATCCATAACGACTGTTATCGTGCTAATAGGTCTTACTATTTTGCGAGTTGAGTATGCTATAACAGTTGCTTTATTAATCGGTTTAGTGGATTTATTGCCATATCTCGGGACTGGACTAGTATTTGTTCCGTGGATAATTTATTTAGCCTTTAGTGGAGATCTACCATTAGCGATTTCAATCGGCATTTTATACATTGTCGTATTATTACAGCGGCAGTTTATGGAACCAAAGGTCCTATCTTCCAGCATTGGCCTTGATCCGCTTGCAACATTAATATCTCTTTTTGTCGGATTTAAACTAATCGGATTTTTAGGACTCATTATTGGCCCAATCGTATTAGTCGTCATTAAAACCCTACACAAAGCCGGTGTTATTCATGATATATGGAACTTTATTATAGCAGCTAAATGA
- a CDS encoding uncharacterized membrane protein (DUF441 family) (product_source=COG2707; cog=COG2707; pfam=PF04284; superfamily=81338; transmembrane_helix_parts=Inside_1_6,TMhelix_7_29,Outside_30_51,TMhelix_52_74,Inside_75_85,TMhelix_86_108,Outside_109_122,TMhelix_123_145,Inside_146_153), whose translation MINSSILFLLLLLIIGYIANNQSLMIAVSFLLIVKLIGLDTKIFPSLQKNGINWGVTVITIAVLVPIATGEIGFKQLLDSLRSPYAWIALVSGISVAIIAKQGLSLLANDPHITTALVFGTILAVSFFKGVAVGPLIGAGIAYLLMKMVKLIS comes from the coding sequence ATGATCAATTCATCCATATTGTTTCTTTTATTATTATTAATTATAGGTTATATTGCAAACAATCAATCACTTATGATCGCTGTATCTTTTTTGTTAATTGTTAAATTAATAGGATTAGATACAAAAATCTTTCCTTCTTTGCAAAAAAACGGGATAAATTGGGGAGTGACTGTCATTACCATCGCTGTTTTAGTGCCGATTGCAACAGGTGAGATTGGTTTTAAACAGCTTTTAGATAGCCTTCGCTCACCATATGCATGGATAGCTCTTGTCTCAGGTATTAGTGTGGCCATCATTGCTAAACAAGGACTTTCCTTATTAGCCAATGACCCGCATATCACGACCGCATTAGTATTCGGCACCATATTAGCTGTATCATTTTTTAAAGGGGTTGCAGTTGGACCGCTAATTGGTGCAGGCATTGCTTATTTGTTAATGAAAATGGTAAAACTTATTTCATAA
- a CDS encoding citrate synthase (product_source=KO:K01647; cath_funfam=1.10.580.10; cog=COG0372; ko=KO:K01647; pfam=PF00285; superfamily=48256; tigrfam=TIGR01800), whose amino-acid sequence MTATRGLEGVVATTSSVSSIIDDTLTYVGYNIDDLAENASFEEVVYLLWHRKLPNAKELTELKEQLASNAKIPTEVIEHLKSYPIAKVHPMAALRSAVSFLGLFDEEADDMSTEANYRKAIRIQAKISTIVTAFARIRQGLEPVEPREDLSFAANFLYMLKGEEPDEVAVEAFNKALVLHADHELNASTFTARVCVATLSDVYSGITAAISALKGPLHGGANERVMKMLTEIGEIENVEPYIREKLARKEKIMGFGHRVYRKGDPRAKHLKEMSQKLTTLTGETKWYEISTKIEEIVTSEKSLPPNVDFYSASVYHSLGIEHDLFTPIFAVSRTSGWLAHILEQYENNRLIRPRADYVGPEKQVYVPLEERK is encoded by the coding sequence ATGACAGCAACACGCGGTCTAGAAGGGGTAGTCGCAACTACTTCATCCGTTAGCTCAATTATTGATGATACTCTGACATATGTGGGATACAACATTGATGATTTGGCAGAAAATGCAAGTTTTGAAGAAGTTGTTTATTTACTTTGGCATCGCAAACTACCAAATGCAAAAGAATTGACGGAATTAAAAGAACAGTTAGCTTCTAATGCAAAAATTCCAACTGAGGTTATTGAACATTTAAAATCATATCCAATTGCCAAAGTTCACCCAATGGCAGCTCTCCGCTCAGCTGTATCATTCTTGGGCTTGTTTGATGAAGAGGCAGATGACATGTCAACGGAAGCGAACTACCGTAAAGCGATACGGATTCAAGCAAAAATATCGACAATCGTAACCGCTTTCGCTCGTATTCGCCAAGGGCTTGAGCCTGTTGAGCCTCGCGAAGATTTAAGTTTTGCTGCTAACTTCCTGTATATGTTGAAAGGGGAAGAACCTGATGAAGTAGCTGTGGAAGCATTTAATAAAGCACTTGTTCTTCACGCTGATCACGAGTTAAATGCTTCAACGTTTACAGCGCGTGTTTGTGTTGCAACTCTTTCCGACGTATATTCGGGAATTACAGCAGCCATTAGCGCTTTGAAAGGTCCATTACATGGTGGAGCTAATGAACGTGTGATGAAAATGCTAACAGAAATAGGTGAAATTGAAAACGTTGAACCGTATATTCGTGAAAAACTTGCACGCAAAGAAAAAATTATGGGATTTGGTCATCGTGTTTATCGTAAAGGAGATCCGCGGGCAAAGCATTTAAAAGAAATGTCTCAGAAATTAACGACTTTAACTGGCGAAACAAAATGGTATGAAATTTCAACAAAAATTGAAGAAATCGTCACGAGTGAAAAATCTTTGCCACCAAATGTTGATTTCTATTCAGCTTCTGTTTACCATAGTTTAGGAATTGAACATGATCTCTTCACACCTATTTTTGCTGTGAGTCGTACTTCCGGCTGGTTAGCTCATATTTTAGAACAATATGAAAACAACCGGTTAATTCGTCCTCGTGCAGACTATGTAGGCCCAGAAAAACAAGTTTATGTACCACTTGAAGAGAGAAAATAA
- a CDS encoding isocitrate dehydrogenase (product_source=KO:K00031; cath_funfam=3.40.718.10; cog=COG0538; ko=KO:K00031; pfam=PF00180; smart=SM01329; superfamily=53659; tigrfam=TIGR00183): MAEGQKITVTNGVLNVPNDPIIPFIEGDGTGPDIWAAASRVLEAAVEKAYKGEKKIVWKEVLAGEKAYKQTGEWLPAETLDVIREYLIAIKGPLTTPVGGGIRSLNVALRQELDLFVCLRPVRYFEGVPSPVKRPQDTDMVIFRENTEDIYAGIEYAKGTEEVKKVIDFLKNEMGVNKIRFPETSGIGIKPISEEGTKRLVRAAINYAIEHNRKSVTLVHKGNIMKFTEGAFKNWGYELAEQEFGDKVFTWAEYDRIVEKEGKEAANKAQDEAIAAGKIIIKDAIADIFLQQILTRPREFDVVATMNLNGDYISDALAAQVGGIGIAPGANINYETGHAIFEATHGTAPKYAGLDKVNPSSVILSGVLMLEHLGWNEAADLIIKSMEKTIASKVVTYDFARLMESATEVKCSEFANALIENME, from the coding sequence GTGGCTGAAGGTCAAAAAATTACAGTAACCAATGGAGTATTAAACGTTCCAAACGATCCAATTATTCCTTTTATAGAAGGTGATGGGACAGGTCCTGATATTTGGGCTGCAGCTTCAAGAGTTTTAGAAGCAGCGGTTGAAAAGGCGTATAAAGGAGAAAAGAAAATCGTCTGGAAAGAAGTATTAGCTGGAGAGAAGGCGTATAAACAAACAGGTGAATGGCTGCCTGCTGAAACATTAGATGTCATCCGTGAATATTTAATAGCCATTAAAGGGCCGCTTACAACTCCAGTAGGTGGAGGTATACGCTCTTTAAACGTTGCGCTTCGCCAAGAATTAGATTTATTCGTCTGCTTGCGTCCTGTTCGCTATTTTGAAGGAGTTCCATCTCCAGTAAAAAGACCTCAAGATACGGATATGGTTATCTTCCGTGAAAATACTGAGGATATTTATGCAGGAATTGAGTATGCGAAAGGTACAGAAGAGGTTAAAAAAGTCATCGATTTTCTTAAAAATGAAATGGGTGTAAATAAAATTCGTTTCCCTGAAACGTCTGGAATTGGTATTAAACCTATTTCAGAAGAAGGAACGAAACGCTTAGTTCGTGCTGCCATTAATTACGCAATTGAACATAACCGTAAATCTGTCACTCTTGTTCATAAAGGGAACATTATGAAATTTACAGAAGGCGCTTTTAAAAACTGGGGTTATGAACTAGCTGAACAAGAGTTTGGTGATAAAGTTTTTACTTGGGCAGAATATGACCGCATTGTTGAAAAAGAGGGCAAGGAAGCTGCAAATAAAGCACAGGATGAAGCAATTGCAGCAGGTAAAATCATCATTAAAGACGCAATTGCGGATATTTTCCTACAACAAATTTTGACTCGTCCTCGTGAATTTGACGTTGTAGCAACGATGAATCTAAATGGGGACTACATTTCCGATGCTCTAGCAGCTCAAGTCGGTGGAATTGGTATTGCACCAGGTGCCAACATTAACTATGAAACTGGACATGCTATTTTTGAAGCTACACATGGCACAGCACCAAAATATGCAGGTTTAGATAAGGTTAATCCGTCCTCTGTTATTTTATCAGGTGTATTAATGCTTGAACATTTAGGCTGGAATGAAGCGGCTGATTTAATCATTAAATCGATGGAAAAAACGATCGCTTCAAAAGTTGTCACATATGATTTTGCACGATTAATGGAAAGTGCAACAGAAGTAAAATGCTCTGAGTTTGCTAATGCATTAATTGAAAACATGGAGTAA
- a CDS encoding malate dehydrogenase (product_source=KO:K00024; cath_funfam=3.40.50.720,3.90.110.10; cog=COG0039; ko=KO:K00024; pfam=PF00056,PF02866; superfamily=51735,56327; tigrfam=TIGR01763; transmembrane_helix_parts=Inside_1_6,TMhelix_7_24,Outside_25_311), which translates to MLKRKKISVIGAGFTGATTAFLLAQKELGDVVLVDIPQAENPTKGKALDMLEASPVQGFDANIIGTSNYEDTADSDIVVITAGIARKPGMSRDDLVQTNQKVMKSVTKEVVKYSPNCIIIVLTNPVDAMTYTVYKESGFPKHRVIGQSGVLDTARFRTFVAQELNISVKDVTGFVLGGHGDDMVPLVRYSYAGGIPLEKLIPKDRLDAIVERTRKGGGEIVNLLGNGSAYYAPAASLVEMVEAIVKDQRRILPAIAYLEGEYGFEGIYLGVPTILGGNGLEEVLELELTDEEKAALEKSAQSVKNVMNVLA; encoded by the coding sequence ATGTTGAAACGGAAAAAAATTTCAGTTATTGGTGCGGGATTTACTGGGGCAACTACAGCATTTTTACTTGCTCAAAAAGAATTAGGGGATGTTGTCCTTGTTGACATTCCACAAGCAGAAAATCCGACAAAAGGAAAAGCATTAGACATGCTTGAAGCTAGTCCAGTTCAAGGATTTGATGCCAATATCATCGGTACGTCAAATTATGAAGATACAGCTGATTCAGATATTGTTGTGATTACAGCTGGCATTGCACGTAAACCAGGAATGAGTCGCGACGATTTAGTGCAAACAAACCAAAAAGTAATGAAAAGTGTAACAAAAGAAGTTGTAAAATACTCTCCAAACTGCATTATTATAGTATTGACGAATCCTGTTGATGCGATGACTTATACAGTTTATAAAGAGTCAGGATTCCCGAAACATCGTGTAATTGGTCAATCAGGTGTACTAGATACAGCAAGATTCCGTACATTTGTTGCTCAAGAATTAAATATTTCAGTAAAAGATGTTACAGGTTTCGTATTAGGAGGTCATGGAGATGACATGGTTCCGCTTGTTCGTTATTCGTATGCAGGCGGTATTCCTCTAGAAAAATTAATTCCGAAAGACCGTTTAGACGCAATTGTTGAAAGAACAAGAAAAGGCGGCGGCGAAATCGTTAACTTACTCGGTAATGGCAGCGCCTACTATGCACCAGCTGCATCATTAGTAGAAATGGTTGAAGCAATTGTAAAGGATCAACGTCGTATTTTGCCTGCGATTGCTTATTTAGAAGGTGAATACGGATTTGAAGGCATTTATTTAGGCGTTCCAACTATTTTAGGTGGAAATGGTTTAGAAGAAGTCCTTGAACTTGAATTAACTGATGAAGAAAAGGCAGCATTAGAAAAATCAGCTCAGTCTGTAAAAAATGTCATGAATGTATTGGCATAA
- a CDS encoding acyl dehydratase (product_source=COG2030; cath_funfam=3.10.129.10; cog=COG2030; pfam=PF01575; superfamily=54637) has product MLLGKKRKQGRKIEEISVGEKLTLTEKIEDKDLLLYLGLTNDANPLFIQHDYASQTEYKKPVVPTIMLTGIVTSAISKYFPGPGSYIREQSFIFPIPVYHYSVIQFLFEVKEVNVKENQIVIEVRATNEEEEVLKGMVTVSPPKTIDTMNGKALENF; this is encoded by the coding sequence TTGTTATTAGGAAAAAAACGAAAGCAAGGTAGGAAAATAGAAGAAATAAGTGTAGGTGAAAAGCTTACATTAACGGAAAAAATAGAAGATAAAGATTTATTGCTTTATTTAGGATTAACAAACGATGCAAATCCATTATTTATTCAACACGATTATGCTTCGCAAACTGAATACAAAAAGCCAGTCGTCCCTACGATTATGTTAACGGGGATTGTGACATCGGCTATTTCGAAATATTTTCCGGGACCTGGAAGCTATATACGAGAACAATCCTTTATATTCCCTATTCCTGTCTATCATTATAGTGTTATTCAGTTTTTATTTGAGGTTAAAGAGGTAAATGTAAAAGAAAATCAAATTGTTATAGAGGTAAGGGCTACAAATGAAGAAGAAGAAGTTCTAAAGGGAATGGTTACCGTTTCCCCTCCAAAAACCATAGATACAATGAACGGAAAAGCGTTAGAAAATTTTTAG
- a CDS encoding two-component system alkaline phosphatase synthesis response regulator PhoP (product_source=KO:K07658; cath_funfam=1.10.10.10,3.40.50.2300; cog=COG0745; ko=KO:K07658; pfam=PF00072,PF00486; smart=SM00448; superfamily=46894,52172) produces MGKKILVVDDEQSIVTLLQYNLEQAGFEVITATDGEEGYYKAKAEEPDLMILDLMLPGMDGMEVCKQLRQQKISIPILMLTAKDDEFDKVLGLELGADDYLTKPFSPREVVARVKAILRRVKATNDLENTDVDDRKSIIIGELKIKPEHYEAYYGQERLDFTPKEFELLVYLAKHKGRVLTRDQLLSAVWNYDFTGDTRIVDVHISHIREKIERNTKKPIYIKTIRGLGYKLEDPKLDE; encoded by the coding sequence ATGGGAAAGAAAATCTTAGTTGTAGATGATGAACAGTCAATTGTAACTCTTCTTCAATATAATTTAGAACAAGCAGGATTTGAAGTGATTACAGCGACAGACGGTGAAGAAGGATATTATAAGGCTAAGGCAGAAGAGCCCGATTTGATGATCCTCGATTTAATGCTTCCAGGTATGGATGGAATGGAAGTGTGTAAGCAATTACGTCAGCAAAAAATTTCCATCCCTATTTTAATGTTGACAGCGAAGGATGATGAATTCGATAAAGTACTAGGACTTGAGTTAGGAGCAGATGATTATTTAACTAAACCGTTTAGTCCTCGTGAAGTAGTGGCAAGAGTTAAAGCAATTTTACGTAGAGTCAAAGCAACGAACGATTTGGAGAATACAGATGTAGACGATAGAAAAAGCATCATTATTGGAGAATTAAAAATTAAGCCGGAACATTATGAAGCTTATTACGGACAAGAAAGACTAGATTTTACACCGAAAGAGTTTGAGCTGCTTGTTTATTTAGCTAAGCATAAAGGACGTGTTTTGACGAGAGATCAATTGTTAAGTGCTGTTTGGAATTATGACTTCACAGGAGATACAAGAATTGTTGATGTTCATATAAGCCATATTCGGGAAAAAATTGAGCGTAACACGAAAAAGCCAATTTATATTAAAACAATTCGTGGATTAGGATATAAACTGGAGGATCCAAAGCTAGATGAATAA
- a CDS encoding two-component system phosphate regulon sensor histidine kinase PhoR (product_source=KO:K07636; cath_funfam=1.10.287.130,3.30.450.20,3.30.565.10; cog=COG5002; ko=KO:K07636; pfam=PF00512,PF00672,PF00989,PF02518,PF16736; smart=SM00091,SM00304,SM00387,SM00388; superfamily=55785,55874; tigrfam=TIGR00229; transmembrane_helix_parts=Outside_1_9,TMhelix_10_32,Inside_33_158,TMhelix_159_181,Outside_182_586), with product MNKFRSRLIFALGILTISVFLALGLILGQFIYSFYLRTFEERFQKDAQLVSALLLKEDTNLVELGKSLNAVSEALESNIILLDSKGAILYQKDYVYTNKEAERIADLIGSKYRNRTNGFQFKEGEITFYVIPIIEKEQQKGYLLIESPHYSLQSVHKEVWFVIIASLGLALVVIFVLGVRITREYTKPIESATKVAIELAKGNYKARTFEDHLDETGTLSQAINILARNLQEMTRTQEMQQDRLQTLIENMGSGLVLMDGRGYINLVNKAYKEIFNIDPEQILYRLYYDAFTHKEIIQVVEEIFMTETKVRKHLLLPLKIERRHFEVYGAPIIGNNEEWKGIVLVFHDITELKKLEQMRKDFVANVSHELKTPITSIKGFTETLLDGAMKDEKTLESFLSIILKESERLQTLIQDLLDLSKIEQQGFKLNIQTCLLNELLEEIYTLLKGKADDKNIQIILQMPKEQVFIQGDLYRLKQIFINLVNNAITYTKNGGTITIKLENKEDYAIVHVIDTGIGIKKEEIPRIFERFYRIDKARSRNLGGTGLGLAIVKHLVEAHKADITVRSQVGKGTTFSITFQKNYIEE from the coding sequence ATGAATAAATTTCGTTCAAGACTTATTTTTGCTTTAGGAATATTAACGATTTCCGTATTTTTAGCACTCGGTTTAATTCTTGGGCAATTCATTTATTCATTTTATTTACGAACATTTGAAGAGCGTTTTCAGAAGGATGCACAATTAGTTTCCGCTTTATTATTAAAAGAAGACACGAATCTTGTAGAACTTGGAAAATCATTAAATGCGGTAAGTGAAGCACTAGAATCCAACATTATTTTACTCGATTCGAAAGGAGCCATTTTGTATCAAAAAGATTATGTATATACAAATAAAGAAGCGGAAAGGATAGCGGATCTTATCGGTTCAAAATATCGCAATAGGACAAATGGGTTTCAGTTTAAAGAGGGGGAAATCACATTTTATGTTATACCAATTATAGAAAAAGAGCAGCAAAAAGGATATTTACTGATCGAATCTCCTCATTATTCCTTGCAATCCGTTCATAAAGAAGTGTGGTTTGTCATTATTGCCAGTTTAGGTTTAGCACTTGTAGTCATATTTGTACTAGGTGTACGCATAACAAGGGAATATACAAAACCAATAGAATCAGCGACAAAAGTTGCGATTGAATTAGCGAAAGGAAATTATAAAGCCCGTACCTTTGAAGATCATTTAGACGAAACAGGAACGCTAAGCCAAGCCATTAATATATTAGCACGCAATTTGCAGGAAATGACAAGGACTCAAGAAATGCAACAAGATCGCTTACAAACATTAATTGAAAATATGGGAAGCGGTTTAGTTTTAATGGATGGCAGAGGATATATAAATCTCGTGAATAAAGCGTATAAAGAAATTTTTAATATTGATCCAGAGCAAATACTTTATCGATTGTATTATGACGCTTTTACTCATAAAGAAATCATTCAAGTCGTTGAAGAAATTTTTATGACTGAGACAAAAGTTCGCAAACATTTATTACTGCCATTAAAAATCGAGAGGAGACATTTTGAAGTATACGGAGCACCTATTATCGGAAATAATGAAGAATGGAAAGGAATTGTCCTTGTATTCCATGATATTACCGAGCTAAAAAAATTAGAACAAATGAGAAAAGACTTTGTGGCAAATGTATCGCATGAACTGAAAACACCGATTACATCTATTAAAGGTTTTACTGAGACGTTACTTGACGGGGCAATGAAGGACGAAAAAACATTAGAATCATTTCTATCGATCATATTAAAAGAGAGCGAACGACTGCAAACGTTAATACAAGATTTACTAGATTTATCCAAAATTGAGCAGCAAGGATTTAAACTAAATATTCAAACTTGTCTTTTAAATGAATTATTAGAGGAAATTTATACACTTTTAAAAGGAAAAGCGGATGATAAAAATATACAGATAATTCTCCAAATGCCTAAGGAGCAGGTATTTATCCAAGGCGACTTATATCGTCTAAAGCAAATCTTTATTAACCTTGTAAACAATGCCATTACGTATACGAAAAACGGTGGAACCATAACAATAAAGCTTGAGAATAAAGAGGATTATGCGATCGTTCATGTGATCGATACGGGCATCGGAATTAAGAAAGAAGAAATCCCGAGAATTTTTGAGCGTTTCTATCGCATTGATAAAGCAAGAAGTAGAAATTTAGGAGGTACAGGACTCGGGCTTGCGATTGTCAAACATTTAGTTGAGGCACATAAAGCAGATATTACGGTTCGTAGTCAAGTAGGGAAAGGAACAACATTTTCGATCACCTTCCAAAAAAATTATATTGAAGAATAG